One Thermoplasma volcanium GSS1 genomic window carries:
- the truD gene encoding tRNA pseudouridine(13) synthase TruD, producing MNKPENFEEAIEIKRDPEDFSVEEIADIEPDPNGKYTIIKARVRDWDTNRIAAEIARRLHMSRKRVTFAGTKDKRAVKLQYFCINSADVDVASLSGIKDFEVIESFKSSHYLTLGDLIANHFKIRFYGIDPEMFRERYVHIISKGGFPNFFGDQRFGSRRRNTHEIGKLIIKGEYEEAVKKYIYDEKYDKESYRKHFIDTLDYKTALERFPHSLSFERSLIGYYARNGTFKGAFDSLPKNLTIMFVHAYQSYLFNRILDERLKIYGLNAVLPGDIAFPVDAYFNPDKSKPIEVNSYNREKISKLVSSDKIRISLPIFGYKTWIDNSDFGDVEYGILKEEGISQDDFKNKDFAYLSSSGDRRIISAKPINFSLENNVVEFTLGKGIYATVFLSSIGRLKENVYSDSEAEL from the coding sequence ATGAATAAACCTGAAAATTTTGAAGAAGCTATAGAGATAAAGAGGGATCCTGAGGATTTCTCGGTCGAAGAGATCGCTGACATAGAGCCAGATCCTAATGGCAAGTACACTATAATAAAGGCCAGAGTAAGGGACTGGGATACCAACAGAATAGCGGCGGAGATAGCTAGACGGCTCCACATGAGCAGGAAAAGGGTCACCTTCGCCGGGACAAAAGATAAGAGGGCCGTTAAATTGCAATACTTCTGCATAAATAGTGCGGATGTAGATGTTGCTTCTCTGTCCGGCATAAAGGATTTTGAAGTAATCGAAAGTTTCAAGTCAAGCCATTACCTCACCCTCGGAGACCTCATTGCAAACCATTTTAAAATTAGATTTTATGGCATCGATCCGGAAATGTTTAGGGAAAGATACGTTCACATTATTTCGAAAGGTGGCTTTCCCAACTTCTTTGGAGATCAGCGTTTCGGATCTAGGAGGAGAAATACCCATGAGATCGGAAAGCTAATCATAAAGGGAGAATACGAAGAAGCTGTCAAAAAATACATATATGATGAAAAATACGATAAAGAATCTTATAGGAAGCATTTCATTGATACACTGGATTATAAAACTGCACTCGAAAGGTTTCCCCATTCGCTGTCCTTTGAGAGATCATTAATCGGATACTACGCCAGGAACGGCACGTTTAAAGGGGCCTTCGACTCTCTGCCAAAAAACCTTACAATAATGTTTGTACACGCCTACCAATCGTATCTATTTAATAGGATACTAGACGAAAGATTGAAGATCTACGGCTTAAACGCAGTGCTTCCTGGGGATATAGCATTTCCTGTTGATGCCTATTTTAATCCTGACAAAAGCAAACCCATAGAAGTAAACAGCTACAACAGGGAGAAGATCTCTAAATTAGTTTCGAGCGACAAGATAAGGATATCGCTTCCCATATTCGGATATAAGACCTGGATCGACAATAGCGATTTCGGTGACGTCGAATATGGAATATTGAAGGAGGAAGGAATATCCCAAGATGACTTCAAGAACAAGGACTTCGCATATCTGTCCTCAAGCGGAGATAGGAGGATAATATCAGCAAAGCCAATAAACTTTTCACTGGAAAATAACGTAGTTGAATTCACGTTAGGCAAAGGGATTTACGCTACAGTCTTTCTTTCATCAATTGGCAGGTTAAAAGAAAATGTATACTCAGACAGCGAAGCAGAACTTTAA
- a CDS encoding glycosyltransferase family 2 protein, with protein sequence MQTVRTPVLNLGLTFWQIPIILVFLIPVGFTVVSGGSSPITYAIEALWFMGLPVIIIALAGAYKSRDVRLSMFSGKINDTVIFQVPSIARRDLLNALERVISSVIMNAPKNLENWLLNIVIEESSEGKYYLKNKYGKNPRINIIEVPASYKTKNDSLAKSRANQYAIEYLRERGLVNNRTWIYHLDDDTSIGPDTVAAIAEHIFLHGSEYYLAQGILSFPHYLTKSIITRFADSMRPTDDLTRFYFFTNVVKMPLIGLHGENMLVRSDIEESVGWDNGNRAIADDSYFALRFAYMYPGRSSFMPAVTYGSSPSTIRDMLRQRKRWFLNVSNLSFFGNVPLRYRAFMIYSIIFWVGMVIQNVVPILLLLHILGVMKMPIINDEVLGLWAFTLSFWIWFYLSGLKINKEICGDYKHRFMDQLVLVFLYIFVISPLEIVGGLLGFISFLRNEKRFDVVSKPI encoded by the coding sequence ATGCAAACAGTACGTACTCCTGTGCTAAATCTTGGCCTCACGTTTTGGCAGATACCTATAATCCTTGTATTTTTGATCCCTGTCGGGTTTACTGTAGTATCGGGGGGTTCCAGCCCGATCACATACGCTATAGAAGCTCTTTGGTTTATGGGCCTGCCTGTAATAATCATCGCACTGGCTGGCGCATACAAAAGCAGGGATGTTAGACTCTCAATGTTCTCTGGCAAGATTAACGATACTGTTATATTCCAGGTGCCGAGCATAGCAAGAAGGGACTTGCTCAATGCGCTAGAACGTGTAATATCCTCTGTCATCATGAATGCGCCTAAAAACCTTGAAAACTGGTTGCTTAACATAGTTATCGAGGAAAGTTCTGAAGGCAAATACTACCTAAAAAATAAGTACGGAAAAAATCCGAGGATAAATATAATCGAGGTGCCAGCATCATACAAGACCAAGAACGATTCACTTGCAAAGTCAAGGGCGAATCAGTACGCAATCGAGTATTTGAGGGAGAGGGGCCTGGTAAATAATAGGACGTGGATATACCATTTGGATGATGATACCTCAATCGGCCCCGATACTGTGGCCGCCATAGCCGAACACATATTCTTGCACGGAAGTGAGTACTATCTTGCACAGGGGATACTCTCGTTTCCCCACTATCTGACGAAGAGCATTATTACAAGGTTTGCAGATTCAATGAGGCCAACAGACGATCTAACTAGGTTCTACTTTTTCACAAACGTTGTTAAGATGCCGCTCATCGGGCTTCATGGTGAAAACATGCTAGTGCGTTCTGACATTGAGGAATCAGTCGGATGGGATAACGGCAACAGGGCAATCGCCGATGACAGTTACTTTGCGCTCAGATTTGCATACATGTATCCAGGAAGATCTTCATTTATGCCGGCAGTTACCTATGGGTCTTCGCCGTCAACAATCCGGGACATGCTCAGGCAGAGAAAAAGGTGGTTCTTAAACGTATCAAACTTAAGCTTCTTTGGAAACGTTCCATTGAGGTATAGGGCATTCATGATATACAGCATCATATTTTGGGTTGGCATGGTTATTCAGAACGTTGTGCCCATATTGCTACTCCTTCACATATTAGGTGTCATGAAAATGCCCATCATAAATGATGAGGTTCTAGGTCTATGGGCTTTTACCCTTTCTTTCTGGATATGGTTTTATTTATCAGGCTTGAAGATAAACAAGGAGATCTGCGGGGACTATAAGCACAGGTTTATGGATCAGTTAGTTTTGGTTTTCCTGTACATATTTGTTATATCGCCTCTCGAAATAGTAGGCGGATTGCTGGGTTTCATAAGCTTCCTCCGGAATGAAAAAAGGTTTGATGTTGTTTCTAAGCCTATTTAG
- a CDS encoding electron transfer flavoprotein subunit alpha/FixB family protein — protein sequence MKALVVSDDINFLKQACTLVNGKAEYDAVYVGEGRVSGVGASTLYTVKKGTPYDAVADGILEIMGNYDIIVAGSTEFGREVAGYIAGKTGYYAATEIFSLEFSNGKAKTKRFFYGGKTVIEEESDAKVFTVAPGVIEAKEFESKPEEKDLPIKPSKVRVNKVVPKNAGGVRLEDAKIIVSVGRGIGSKENISKIEPLVNAVKGELAGSRPVCMDYGWLSEDRQVGLSGKKVSPKLYIALGISGQIQHIAGMRNSKTVIAINKDKNAPIFQECDYGIVGDIFAIVPKIVEELKK from the coding sequence ATGAAGGCACTCGTAGTATCAGACGATATTAATTTCCTGAAGCAGGCCTGCACGCTTGTCAACGGCAAGGCAGAATATGATGCAGTTTACGTTGGTGAAGGAAGAGTTAGCGGAGTAGGTGCATCAACCCTATATACTGTAAAGAAAGGCACTCCTTATGATGCGGTAGCTGATGGAATACTAGAGATCATGGGAAACTACGATATCATTGTAGCAGGATCAACGGAATTTGGCAGAGAAGTTGCTGGTTATATAGCCGGCAAAACTGGTTATTACGCAGCTACTGAAATATTCTCGCTGGAATTTTCTAATGGGAAAGCAAAGACAAAGAGGTTCTTCTACGGTGGAAAGACAGTTATAGAAGAAGAAAGCGATGCAAAGGTATTTACTGTTGCCCCTGGAGTAATAGAGGCCAAGGAATTTGAAAGCAAGCCTGAGGAAAAGGATCTGCCTATAAAACCAAGCAAAGTACGAGTCAACAAAGTAGTTCCGAAGAATGCAGGAGGCGTGCGGCTAGAAGACGCAAAAATAATTGTATCGGTCGGCAGGGGCATAGGCAGCAAGGAGAATATATCAAAGATAGAGCCTTTGGTAAATGCCGTTAAAGGCGAGCTCGCCGGATCCCGTCCGGTCTGCATGGATTACGGCTGGTTAAGTGAAGACAGGCAGGTAGGGCTATCTGGGAAGAAGGTTTCTCCCAAACTGTACATCGCACTAGGCATATCTGGACAAATACAGCACATTGCCGGTATGAGGAACTCTAAGACTGTTATTGCAATTAACAAAGATAAGAACGCACCGATTTTCCAGGAGTGCGATTATGGAATAGTCGGAGACATATTCGCAATAGTCCCGAAAATAGTCGAGGAGCTCAAAAAATAA
- a CDS encoding electron transfer flavoprotein subunit beta/FixA family protein — MVNVIVLIKQIIDIDQMKTDSEGKPILSGIPYRVENLSKNAIEAAVQLKEKNGGKVTGIIFGTEASTAAMKEAYAMGVDEGIIITGYKGSNPIVTAKAITSILKNLQYDIVVLGDQSADSYTGMLPGLLSAMTGFPLLGNANSITINGRSVRITQVGEAENAEIEADMPAIVSVTQEINQPRLPPVLQIMAAGRKPIRMEKYDGSFSNVNVISNLAPKSERKKKIFEKVDEGIPEIVKVIKEEMR, encoded by the coding sequence ATGGTTAACGTAATAGTTCTCATAAAACAGATAATAGACATAGACCAGATGAAAACTGACAGCGAAGGAAAACCAATTCTTTCAGGCATTCCTTATAGAGTTGAGAACCTAAGCAAAAACGCCATAGAAGCAGCTGTTCAGCTAAAGGAAAAGAATGGGGGCAAAGTAACGGGCATAATTTTTGGGACAGAGGCGTCTACAGCTGCCATGAAAGAGGCATATGCTATGGGGGTAGACGAAGGTATAATAATAACTGGATACAAAGGAAGCAACCCAATAGTAACGGCTAAGGCTATAACTAGTATATTAAAGAATTTGCAGTATGACATTGTCGTACTCGGAGATCAGTCAGCTGACTCATATACAGGAATGCTGCCTGGCCTCCTTTCGGCAATGACCGGTTTTCCGCTCCTAGGTAACGCTAACTCTATAACGATAAACGGCAGGAGCGTGAGGATAACACAGGTCGGCGAGGCCGAAAACGCAGAGATAGAGGCGGATATGCCTGCTATAGTATCGGTGACTCAAGAAATAAACCAGCCCAGGCTTCCGCCTGTCCTCCAGATAATGGCTGCAGGCCGTAAGCCTATAAGGATGGAGAAGTATGATGGTTCGTTCTCAAATGTAAACGTTATCTCGAACCTTGCGCCTAAGAGCGAAAGGAAGAAAAAGATCTTCGAAAAAGTTGATGAGGGCATACCCGAGATAGTCAAGGTGATAAAGGAGGAGATGAGATGA